One region of Oncorhynchus nerka isolate Pitt River linkage group LG22, Oner_Uvic_2.0, whole genome shotgun sequence genomic DNA includes:
- the gyg1b gene encoding glycogenin-1b, translating to MSKDQAFVTLATNDNYARGAMVLGKSLRNHQTTRKLVVMIGPHVSDPCKGVLLKIFDEVLLVDVLDSGDAAHLDLMKRPDLGVTFTKLHCWTLTHYSKCVFMDADTLVVQNIDELFDREELSAAPDPGWPDCFNSGVFVFRPSNETYSKLLQYCAEHGSFDGGDQGVLNGFFSNWATADISKHLPFIFIYNLHSNSKYSIYTYLPAFSQYGANAKVVHFLGQTKPWSYTYDPKTKEVSGDMQETSTHTSFLLDWWFLYSSSVVPMMVEGYGDQPFHSGCVEVSLEGSSTRFLPQCSSTSQEPHHTEPYVPPETSEERKQKWEQGQADYMGMDSFDNIQKKLDAFLK from the exons ATGTCAAAAG ACCAGGCTTTTGTGACATTGGCCACCAATGACAACTATGCCAGAGGAGCCATGGTCCTGGGCAAGTCCCTGAGGAACCACCAGACAACCAGGAAGCTGGTGGTGATGATCGGACCTCACGTCTCTGATCCCTGCAA ggGAGTGCTTCTCAAGATCTTTGACGAGGTACTGTTGGTGGATGTGTTGGACAGCGGAGACGCAGCTCACCTGGACCTGATGAAGAGACCTGACCTGGGAGTCACCTTCACCAAGCTACACTGCTGGACCCTTACACACTACTCCAAATGTGTCTTCATGGATGCAGACACACTG GTGGTACAGAACATAGATGAGTTGTTTGACAGAGAGGAGCTGTCTGCGGCCCCGGATCCCGGCTGGCCAGACTGTTTCAACTCCGGTGTGTTCGTGTTCCGACCCTCCAACGAGACGTACAGCAAACTGCTCCAGTACTGCGCAGAACATGGCAGCTTCGATG GTGGAGACCAGGGGGTCTTGAATGGCTTCTTCAGTAACTGGGCAACAGCAGATATATCAAAACACCTCCCCTTCATCTTCATCTACAACCTTCATTCAAACAGTAAGTACTCAATCTACACTTACCTTCCTGCATTCAGTCA ATATGGTGCCAACGCCAAGGTGGTCCACTTCCTGGGTCAGACCAAGCCCTGGAGCTACACGTACGACCCCAAGACCAAGGAGGTCAGCGGGGACATGCAGGAGACCTCCACACACACCAGCTTCCTCCTGGACTGGTGGTTCCTCTACTCTTCCTCTGTGGTGCCCATGATGGTGGAGGGATATGGAGACCAGCCCTTCCACTCTGGCTGTGTGGAAGTCAGTCTAGAA GGAAGCAGCACGCGTTTCCTCCCTCAGTGTAGCAGCACGTCCCAGGAGCCCCATCACACCGAGCCATACGTGCCACCCGAGACATCTGAGGAACGCAAGCAGAAATGGGAGCAGGGCCAGGCGGACTACATGGGAATGGATTCGTTTGACAATATCCAGAAAAAGCTTGATGCTTTTCTCAAATAA